In one Yarrowia lipolytica chromosome 1A, complete sequence genomic region, the following are encoded:
- a CDS encoding uncharacterized protein (Compare to YALI0A16170g, no similarity), protein MNRAQSSASLKGKDTPEKPRRSVSILHLPDRENEHLHRHTSVETLPDLLRTGIRTGQKMSREYSEGVEGGLWRVASGDDMGLSLDLSAAQLPAAVRSRSRGSRPGSHGDSRSGSRTNSRAPNSRIHSRSRLALNLDHNVLDHYPNQHNVFLRTPGVDEAGAQGVKGNENSTFFIDGTDNYDSEDEEYDYVFNPNNDDEILLRTHIDRYDEDDDSANFSTGLYRTFAKIMDKIAGIDDKSYDLHEAVMSRSDHTKIKVAPKRKSSTSTISATKPQTISSRQARFLVRDEAQKQKGDVVMVLGAIEHVFG, encoded by the coding sequence ATGAACCGAGCCCAAAGCAGTGCGTCGCTCAAGGGCAAAGACACGCCAGAAAAGCCGCGGCGGTCGGTGTCCATTCTGCACCTGCCCGACCGCGAAAACGAACATCTGCACAGACACACGTCGGTGGAAACACTGCCGGACCTGCTGCGAACGGGCATTCGAACCGGCCAGAAAATGTCGCGCGAGTACTCGGAGGGCGTGGAGGGCGGTCTGTGGCGGGTGGCCAGTGGAGACGACATGGGTCTGAGTCTGGATCTGTCGGCGGCCCAGCTGCCTGCGGCGGTGCGATCTCGAAGCCGAGGCTCGCGGCCCGGCAGTCATGGCGACTCTCGATCCGGCAGCCGAACCAACTCGCGGGCGCCCAACTCGCGGATCCACTCGCGGTCGCGCCTGGCGCTCAATCTCGACCATAACGTGCTCGACCACTACCCCAACCAGCACAATGTCTTTCTCCGAACCCCCGGCGTGGACGAGGCCGGTGCCCAGGGCGTCAAGGGTAACGAGAACTCTACCTTCTTCATCGACGGCACCGACAATTACGACAGTGAAGACGAGGAGTACGACTACGTcttcaaccccaacaacgACGATGAGATTCTGCTGAGAACCCACATTGACCGGtacgacgaagacgacgactccgccaacttctccaccgGCTTGTACCGCACATTTGCCAAGATTATGGACAAGATTGCCGGCATTGACGACAAGAGCTACGATCTGCACGAGGCGGTCATGTCGCGAAGTGACCACACAAAGATCAAGGTGGCGCCAAAACGCAagagcagcaccagcaccatCTCGGCCACAAAGCCACAGACCATTTCGTCGCGCCAGGCCCGGTTTCTGGTGCGGGACGAGGCCCAGAAGCAAAAGGGAGACGTGGTCA
- a CDS encoding uncharacterized protein (Compare to YALI0A16214g, weakly similar to uniprot|P53832 Saccharomyces cerevisiae YNL283C Cell wall integrity and stress response component 2 precursor) — MRISTLWLISAATVALADGISLGCYDTTATDMVSASQDNFMSSKACNDECRSQGKAVFMINEKSCWCGGSIPAPGAKASPEMCNNPCPGYPAENCGGKSGNTLFFNFYQATNQDGSPVVNSYSTQKAQSTATTPSSASSSAAATSSSSSSSSTEQPSSSSSDDTSSNTPSSTSSTQPPSTTTTSTSSSDSSSSTDSTTGSTSSDSTSHTTGSPTTTSPTRTSGTSMTSASSDAQSSASATAGALTEEEKDKKSGGISGGAIAGIVIGVVAGIALVGLAFFILRRRRQSYEYQTQASDRYGFTDDPFTTAAEDKMNFSHNGTSAFVPVDQRLNPALINQRRMSEGSIADEQDYSRKILRVANPDA; from the coding sequence ATGCGCATCTCGACTCTGTGGCTCATATCGGCGGCCACCGTGGCTCTCGCCGACGGCATTTCGCTGGGCTGCTACGACACGACGGCCACAGACATGGTGAGCGCGTCGCAAGACAACTTCATGTCGTCCAAAGCATGCAACGACGAGTGCCGCAGCCAGGGCAAGGCCGTGTTCATGATCAACGAGAAATCGTGCTGGTGTGGCGGCTCCATCCCGGCGCCGGGCGCAAAGGCATCGCCAGAAATGTGCAACAACCCCTGTCCCGGCTACCCCGCGGAAAACTGTGGAGGCAAGTCCGGCAACAcgctcttcttcaacttTTACCAGGCCACTAACCAGGACGGCTCGCCCGTGGTCAACTCGTACTCCACCCAAAAGGCCCAGAGTACCGCCACCACCCCATCTTCGGCCTCGTCCAGCGCGGCCGCCacctcatcatcatcatcatcatcctccACCGAGCAGCcctcgtccagctcctccgaCGACACCTCATCCAACACGCCATCGTCCACATCGTCGACCCAGCCGCCATCCACGACAACCACGTCGACGTCCTCGTCCGACTCGTCGAGCTCCACCGACTCCACCACCGGCAGCACGTCGTCAGACTCCACCTCCCACACCACGGGCTCGCCCACCACCACGTCACCCACGCGGACATCGGGCACCAGCATGACGTCAGCGTCTTCGGACGCGCAGAGCTCGGCCTCAGCCACCGCAGGTGCGCTcacggaggaggagaaggacaaaAAATCCGGTGGCATTTCCGGTGGCGCCATTGCCGGTATTGTCATTGGCGTGGTGGCGGGCATTGCGCTGGTCGGACTAGCATTCTTCATTCTGCGACGCCGACGCCagtcgtacgagtaccagaCACAGGCCTCGGACCGGTACGGCTTCACCGACGACCCGTTCACCACCGCAGCTGAAGACAAGATGAACTTCAGCCACAACGGCACCTCTGCGTTTGTGCCCGTGGACCAGCGGCTCAACCCTGCGCTCATCAACCAGCGGCGAATGAGCGAGGGCTCCATTGCCGACGAGCAGGACTACTCGCGCAAGATTCTGCGGGTGGCCAACCCCGATGCTTAG